Proteins encoded within one genomic window of Geotalea daltonii FRC-32:
- a CDS encoding carbamoyltransferase family protein has translation MYILGLSFDYHDSAAALLKDGKVIAAAQEERFTRLKNEPGLPVQAVKFCLETAGITADQVDHVIFYEKPFLKFERIVKSAMPSLPGSRAYFSNTIRSWIKKGKFTPESRIAAELGFSPKRVRFVKHHESHAGAAFLCSPFDKAAIVTVDGVGEFETLSISYADGGMIERLTSLDLPHSLGLFYSAFTAWLGFKVDEDEYKVMGMAGFGAPRFFDQIMPWFSLENDGTFRLDQECFNFKCPETVPYTDRLVQLFGPPRQPETPFRIKPADDSPEEAAHVEKCRYYADIAASIQKCTEEVLLHVVGTAIRRTGCSNVCMAGGVALNSLANGRLKRELNCRLYIHPAAGDAGGALGAALYYNFAVLKNRNHLPLTSMYLGKAHRNEEIEAALKSTYTPYSYYSDQRQLIQEVARLLAAGKVIGWMQSRFEWGPRALGCRSILADPTNPQMQAIVNEKIKFREPFRPFAPAVLEERADEFFDIGAIHSPCDPEYFMLSVCKVREEKRAQIPSVTHVDGTARVQLVNRHTNPLYYDLISEFNKLTGVPVIMNTSYNRRGEPIVNNAFDALKTYEWSDMDCAVLGSYLIIKDK, from the coding sequence ATGTACATTCTCGGACTCTCATTCGATTATCACGACTCGGCAGCCGCCCTGCTCAAGGACGGCAAAGTAATCGCCGCAGCCCAGGAAGAGCGTTTCACCCGGCTGAAGAATGAGCCAGGCCTGCCTGTGCAGGCGGTTAAATTCTGCCTGGAAACGGCCGGCATCACGGCTGATCAGGTGGATCACGTAATCTTCTATGAGAAACCTTTTTTAAAATTCGAGCGTATCGTCAAATCGGCAATGCCCAGCTTGCCCGGAAGCAGGGCATACTTCTCCAACACCATAAGATCCTGGATCAAAAAAGGAAAGTTCACCCCGGAGAGCAGGATTGCGGCAGAGTTGGGCTTCTCACCCAAACGAGTGCGTTTTGTCAAACATCATGAATCCCATGCCGGCGCTGCCTTTCTTTGCTCTCCATTTGATAAAGCCGCCATTGTTACCGTCGACGGCGTGGGTGAATTCGAAACCTTGTCTATCTCATACGCCGACGGGGGAATGATCGAGCGGCTGACCTCCCTTGACCTGCCCCATTCCCTGGGGCTCTTTTATAGCGCCTTTACCGCATGGTTAGGCTTCAAGGTCGACGAAGACGAGTACAAGGTAATGGGCATGGCCGGATTCGGAGCCCCGCGCTTTTTTGACCAGATAATGCCCTGGTTCAGCCTGGAGAACGATGGAACCTTCCGTCTGGATCAAGAATGCTTCAATTTCAAATGTCCTGAGACAGTGCCTTACACAGACCGGCTAGTCCAGCTGTTTGGTCCGCCGAGGCAACCGGAGACCCCCTTCAGGATCAAACCGGCAGACGATTCCCCGGAAGAAGCTGCCCATGTTGAGAAGTGCCGGTACTATGCTGACATTGCCGCCAGCATCCAGAAGTGTACCGAAGAGGTCCTGCTCCATGTGGTGGGGACAGCCATCAGACGCACCGGCTGTAGCAATGTTTGTATGGCTGGAGGGGTGGCGCTCAACTCGTTGGCCAACGGCAGGCTTAAACGGGAACTGAACTGCAGGCTCTATATCCATCCTGCAGCCGGGGACGCTGGAGGAGCACTGGGCGCAGCTCTCTATTACAACTTTGCGGTGCTGAAGAACCGAAATCACCTGCCGCTCACCTCCATGTACCTGGGCAAAGCGCACCGGAACGAGGAGATAGAAGCTGCTTTGAAAAGCACCTATACCCCTTATTCCTACTATTCGGACCAGCGGCAGTTGATTCAGGAAGTGGCACGGTTACTTGCCGCTGGCAAGGTGATTGGCTGGATGCAGTCCCGTTTTGAATGGGGGCCACGGGCGCTTGGTTGCCGCAGCATCCTGGCCGATCCGACCAATCCGCAGATGCAGGCCATCGTCAACGAGAAGATCAAGTTCCGGGAACCGTTCCGGCCGTTTGCACCCGCCGTGCTGGAGGAACGGGCCGATGAATTTTTCGACATTGGCGCCATCCACTCCCCCTGCGATCCCGAATACTTCATGCTCTCGGTCTGCAAGGTGCGGGAGGAAAAACGGGCGCAGATCCCCTCGGTCACCCACGTGGACGGCACTGCACGGGTACAGTTGGTAAACCGCCATACCAATCCCCTCTACTATGACCTGATCAGTGAGTTCAACAAACTGACAGGAGTGCCAGTCATTATGAATACCTCATACAACCGCCGGGGGGAACCCATCGTCAACAACGCCTTCGACGCGCTGAAAACCTATGAGTGGAGCGACATGGACTGCGCTGTGCTTGGAAGTTACCTGATCATAAAGGACAAATAA
- a CDS encoding B12-binding domain-containing radical SAM protein: MIIETQHSSDTRRKRLLLAYPNMRWHKDDSVTLWNLDPTTLCLLAAVVKDLVEVKVLDAQFHNMDQEAFKAEIAAFAPDYVGLSLLTSEYEQALYRAARLVKEVDHAITVIAGGVHVTTMPEHVLECCPSIDYCVVGEGEHVLRELLLHLQGRGPLPEKGLAFGHDKLVVQQQAMVDDLSVLPWPDYELVDYAAYIEKPQRSFTSNMPPAYPYVRMVTTRGCPFGCTFCQVETIAGRRVRTRDPVDVVDQLFFLKERYGIGSIVFDEDNILLGENDYARRLFQEMIDRKLELKWIASAFALFLITDELLELMKESGCVGINVAIESGNERVLKEIVNKPIKNLAAIPEIIAKVQAKGIYCIANFIIGFPGETWDEIRETVAFAERCGADYVKIYAAVPLYKTKLYYLAKEQGLLVCNEAIPKVDWRYGQITSKEWTTKDVSILRAYEWDRINFAPHKIERLLEITGATEDELKTVRKNTRDNLVW, encoded by the coding sequence ATGATCATTGAGACTCAACATAGTAGTGACACCAGGCGCAAGCGACTGCTGCTCGCTTACCCCAACATGCGCTGGCACAAGGATGACAGCGTCACCCTCTGGAACCTTGATCCGACCACCCTCTGCCTGTTGGCAGCCGTCGTTAAGGATCTGGTGGAGGTAAAAGTCCTCGACGCCCAGTTCCACAACATGGATCAGGAAGCTTTTAAGGCAGAAATCGCCGCTTTCGCCCCCGATTATGTGGGCCTATCCCTCCTCACCAGCGAATACGAACAAGCCCTCTACCGAGCCGCCAGGCTGGTCAAGGAGGTGGATCACGCCATTACCGTCATTGCTGGAGGGGTCCATGTCACGACCATGCCCGAGCATGTACTGGAATGTTGCCCCAGCATCGATTACTGCGTGGTCGGAGAGGGAGAGCATGTGCTGCGGGAGCTGCTGCTGCACCTGCAAGGACGGGGTCCCCTGCCGGAAAAAGGCCTTGCCTTTGGACATGACAAACTGGTGGTACAGCAGCAGGCCATGGTTGACGACCTGTCAGTGCTTCCCTGGCCCGATTATGAACTGGTGGACTACGCAGCCTACATCGAGAAGCCCCAGCGCAGTTTTACCTCAAACATGCCCCCTGCCTATCCATACGTGCGCATGGTCACCACCCGCGGCTGTCCCTTCGGTTGTACGTTTTGTCAGGTGGAAACCATCGCCGGGCGCCGGGTGAGAACCAGAGATCCGGTGGATGTGGTCGATCAGCTTTTTTTTCTCAAGGAGCGCTACGGCATCGGCTCCATCGTTTTCGATGAAGATAACATCCTGCTGGGAGAAAACGACTATGCCCGGCGCCTGTTCCAGGAGATGATCGACCGCAAGCTGGAACTGAAGTGGATTGCCTCGGCCTTCGCCCTCTTCCTCATCACAGATGAGTTGCTGGAACTGATGAAGGAGTCTGGCTGCGTCGGCATCAACGTGGCCATCGAATCGGGCAATGAGCGGGTACTGAAAGAGATCGTCAATAAGCCGATCAAAAACCTGGCGGCCATTCCAGAAATCATCGCCAAGGTCCAGGCAAAAGGTATTTACTGCATTGCCAACTTCATCATCGGCTTTCCCGGCGAGACCTGGGATGAAATCCGGGAGACCGTGGCCTTCGCCGAACGGTGCGGCGCCGATTATGTGAAGATCTATGCCGCCGTCCCCCTCTATAAAACGAAGCTGTACTACTTGGCCAAGGAACAAGGACTTTTAGTCTGCAATGAAGCCATTCCCAAGGTGGACTGGCGTTACGGCCAGATAACCTCCAAGGAGTGGACAACTAAAGACGTGAGTATCCTGCGGGCCTACGAATGGGACCGCATCAACTTCGCCCCTCACAAGATTGAACGGTTGTTGGAAATTACCGGTGCAACTGAAGATGAACTGAAGACAGTGCGAAAAAACACCAGGGACAATCTGGTCTGGTAA
- a CDS encoding NUDIX hydrolase yields MHRVAVILLYDRQQKVLLQHRTDDAPFFPGYWAFFGGGCEEHESPIATVIRETEEELCYRLTAPRFVLEQPFSVQGLQCRLYLFMEHYRGDKNALQLCEGQNWGWFGPGETEDLLMAEHDRRALQAARELIAQEQLDYDH; encoded by the coding sequence ATGCACCGGGTAGCTGTCATTCTCCTCTACGACCGGCAACAGAAAGTCCTGCTGCAGCACCGAACGGATGACGCCCCCTTCTTTCCCGGATACTGGGCTTTTTTCGGCGGCGGTTGTGAGGAGCATGAATCACCAATTGCAACGGTAATCCGCGAAACGGAGGAAGAACTCTGCTACCGTCTAACCGCCCCTCGATTCGTTTTGGAACAACCCTTTTCCGTACAAGGACTCCAATGCCGGCTGTATCTGTTCATGGAACACTACCGGGGGGACAAAAATGCCCTGCAACTCTGTGAAGGGCAAAATTGGGGATGGTTCGGACCGGGGGAAACGGAAGACCTGCTCATGGCCGAACATGACCGGCGGGCACTTCAAGCGGCACGTGAACTGATAGCTCAGGAACAACTTGATTATGATCATTGA